A part of Aspergillus flavus chromosome 5, complete sequence genomic DNA contains:
- a CDS encoding putative zinc finger protein, which yields MQHSVSSAAPVMTDKRRGLAHRSAAATPISSGMDGLPCHVIDMLSHASAQLLSQQQPAIASHYANHRDIQLSPSKSTHRQRGFLSESHVEERTMNDKTDTYPVHYQSVLEIAHASNPASYSYSHAPRTRFGDQQSDPCRRVQLQINYLNSLAARVPSFGSLASEFRSKETLRIFLTNIAREALERHTKQHGYTIKEKTFDLKCFGSLRNGFALPGADLDLVMTTHGEVFPKDIEARCPQILYKAFTDAGFDARIIQKARVPIVKLYEAPSQGVSASLGVESKGQSNYHFPKQTTNPEALSSVGIQCGINLSGCLVLYNTELLRCYALCDERVRVVGVFVKMWAKARKINRPYHGTLCSYGYILMVIHYLMNVVDPPLVPNLQLLGRLSPRHFSTTGPNKYDIRFSKNETELRRKAWYNMTSGNRQSVGELLRGFFAYYGSRCKTTPPGAFNWIQDVVSIRTQGGILSKLEKGWNTARTDEHGRRLRFLIAIEDPLEHNHNVGETVTDKGLEAIRAEFSRAQIIIRRVQEIPGVGWEWRTDNGHVGQNLLAEAEDNLNRQQPCGTPEFAGFKNDQVSSTRGVNFSSEIHAYNRLICPSAAAQKQRTQRENFHRQTTLAANTMRRMLRIPDGQDPGASYGVTLDSMQFHSPYATHRKDSAAQRQMNQCETDTTNVELLAILPFNENLL from the coding sequence ATGCAACATTCTGTTTCATCTGCCGCACCCGTTATGACTGATAAAAGACGCGGCCTTGCACATAGGTCTGCTGCCGCTACTCCTATATCATCAGGAATGGATGGCCTGCCTTGTCATGTCATTGATATGCTAAGTCATGCCAGTGCGCAACTGTTATCCCAACAGCAGCCAGCAATCGCTAGCCACTATGCGAATCACCGCGATATCCAGCTCAGCCCTAGCAAATCGACTCATCGTCAAAGAGGGTTCCTTTCAGAGAGCCACGTTGAAGAGCGCACGATGAACGACAAGACTGATACATACCCTGTGCACTATCAATCAGTTTTGGAGATTGCACACGCCAGTAATCCAGCTAGCTATTCCTATTCGCATGCTCCCAGAACCCGGTTTGGTGATCAACAGTCTGATCCTTGCAGGCGAGTTCAACTTCAGATAAACTATTTGAACTCCCTAGCAGCCCGAGTGCCCTCTTTCGGCTCGCTGGCTAGCGAATTTCGCAGCAAGGAAACCCTACGGATTTTCCTAACTAACATTGCCCGGGAAGCGCTTGAGAGGCATACCAAGCAGCACGGCTATACCATTAAAGAGAAAACCTTTGACCTCAAATGCTTTGGCAGTCTGCGGAATGGTTTCGCATTGCCTGGGGCTGACCTTGATCTTGTAATGACCACCCACGGAGAAGTGTTCCCAAAAGATATAGAAGCAAGGTGTCCTCAGATTTTGTATAAGGCATTCACTGATGCCGGCTTCGATGCTCGGATAATCCAAAAAGCCAGGGTGCCAATCGTCAAATTGTACGAAGCTCCTTCCCAAGGAGTCTCAGCCTCGCTCGGGGTTGAAAGCAAAGGACAGAGTAATTACCATTTTCCAAAACAGACTACAAACCCCGAGGCGCTGTCTTCAGTAGGCATTCAGTGTGGCATCAACCTTTCTGGGTGCCTGGTACTATACAATACCGAATTACTTCGCTGCTACGCCCTCTGCGATGAAAGGGTGCGTGTTGTCGGTGTATTCGTGAAGATGTGGGCCAAGGCTCGAAAAATCAATCGTCCCTACCATGGCACACTCTGTTCGTATGGCTACATTCTCATGGTCATCCATTACCTGATGAACGTGGTAGACCCGCCTTTGGTTCCTaatcttcagcttctgggTCGGCTGTCCCCTAGACACTTTAGCACTACGGGTCCTAACAAGTACGATATCCGTTTTTCCAAAAATGAGACCGAACTTAGGAGGAAAGCCTGGTATAATATGACTTCTGGTAATCGGCAATCCGTCGGCGAGCTGCTTCGTGGCTTTTTCGCTTACTATGGAAGCCGATGCAAAACTACACCCCCAGGCGCTTTCAATTGGATCCAAGACGTTGTTTCGATTCGCACGCAGGGTGGCATCCTTTCCAAGCTGGAGAAAGGTTGGAACACCGCGAGGACTGACGAACATGGACGTCGACTCCGGTTCCTCATAGCAATTGAGGACCCCCTCGAACACAACCATAATGTAGGCGAAACTGTCACAGACAAGGGCCTGGAAGCTATCAGAGCAGAGTTCTCCCGCGCTCAGATCATTATACGTAGAGTCCAGGAAATCCCAGGAGTCGGGTGGGAATGGCGAACAGACAATGGCCATGTAGGTCAGAATCTACTTGCTGAAGCGGAAGATAACTTAAACCGACAACAACCCTGTGGAACCCCCGAATTCGCAGGATTCAAGAATGACCAGGTGTCCAGTACTCGCGGTGTGAATTTCTCAAGTGAAATTCATGCCTACAACAGACTTATCTGCCCCTCGGCAGCTGCCCAGAAGCAGCGGACACAGCGCGAGAATTTTCATCGACAAACTACTCTCGCTGCAAACACGATGCGACGAATGCTGCGTATTCCAGACGGCCAAGATCCAGGTGCTTCCTACGGGGTGACTCTTGATTCAATGCAATTCCATAGTCCATATGCAACCCATAGAAAGGACTCGGCTGCTCAAAGGCAAATGAATCAATGCGAAACGGATACTACCAATGTTGAGCTACTTGCTATACTTCCATTCAATGAAAACCTACTTTAG